A part of Periophthalmus magnuspinnatus isolate fPerMag1 chromosome 14, fPerMag1.2.pri, whole genome shotgun sequence genomic DNA contains:
- the LOC117381321 gene encoding unconventional myosin-Ic-like isoform X1 gives MRYQAREVDVDGRVRLVMESALTARDRVGVQDFVLLENYNSEAAFIENLRRRFRENLIYTYIGSVLVSMNPYKELEIYSEQQMERYRGVSFYEISPHIYALSDNTYRAMRTERKDQCILISGESGAGKTEASKKILLYYAVTCPAKDQMDTLGNKLLQSNPVLEAFGNAKTLRNDNSSRFGKYMDVQFDFKGAPVGGHILNYLLEKSRVVHQNHGERNFHIFYQLLEGGEDELMKRLNLDRNPQSYNYLVKGNCPRISSISDKNNWKTVMNALPVIGFTEDDVRNALNIIASILHLGNTQFGEGEDGETHITNEEQITRLEKLLGVDGSALGEALTHKKLTAKGEEMISPLNFEQAVSARDALAKAVYGRAFTWLVEKINQSLAVKEEIYQSGKASTVIGLLDIYGFEVLQNNSFEQFCINYCNEKLQQLFIELTLRSEQEEYETEGIAWEPVMYFDNKIICDLIEEKHKGIISILDEECLRPGETCDISFLEKLEDSLGGHPHFVTHKLANGKTRRVMNREEFRLLHYAGEVNYNVNGFLDKNNDSLNRNLKEVMCQSDNHILSHCFRREEVFDQKRSEMAATQFKNSLLKLMEILMSKEPSYVRCIKPNDCKQPGRFDEILIRHQVKYLGLMENLRVRRAGFAYRRRFEAFLQRYKPLCPETWPNWHGPLADGVSILVNHLGYKPEEYKLGRSKIFIRFPKTLFNTEDALEAKKPEIVLTLQTSWRGYRERAKYKRIRHAVIVIQSFWRGMKARRRAKRRREAANLIRRLIKGFIYRHNDYCSENEYFIDHVRRSFLMKLSKNLPKSVLDKNWPTPPPSLIEASEHLQRLHLCNMVTKYCRSIQPEWKKQMTQKVAASELFMDQKDSYPMSVPRLFLDSRLEREHINLKVVQTLGNDKVQYGVRVVKYDRRGFKPRPRQLLLTNTFAVLVDKTKIKQKIDYNALRGISVSSLSDGMIVLHMPNEDKKQKGDVVLHCTHVIELVTKLALMANKTNYVNISSSSIRFVIARGREGFVDFTRGSELSVVKGKRGHLLVTAPNINNT, from the exons ATGAGATACCAAGCCAGG GAGGTTGATGTTGATGGGAGGGTGCGTCTAGTGATGGAGAGTGCATTGACAGCACGGGACAGGGTCGGGGTCCAGGACTTTGTCCTTTTGGAGAATTACAACAGTGAGGCAGCCTTCATAGAGAACCTACGGCGCCGCTTCAGAGAAAACCTCATCTAT ACGTACATTGGCTCTGTGTTGGTGTCAATGAATCCATACAAAGAGCTGGAGATTTACTCCGAACAACAGATGGAGCGGTACAGAGGGGTCAGCTTCTACGAGATATCACCTCATAT CTATGCACTGTCTGACAACACATACAGAGCCATGCGCACTGAGAGGAAAGATCAGTGTATCCTAATCTCAGGTGAGAGTGGAGCAGGAAAAACTGAAGCTTCAAAGAAGATCCTGTTGTACTATGCGGTCACCTGTCCAGCCAAGGACCAAATGGACACTCTGGGGAACAAGCTGCTGCAGTCCAACCCTGTGCTAGAG GCTTTTGGTAATGCTAAAACACTTCGGAATGACAACTCTAGTCGCTTTGGAAAATATATGGATGTGCAGTTTGATTTTAAG GGTGCCCCGGTAGGTGGTCATATCCTAAACTACCTGCTGGAGAAGTCTCGTGTTGTTCATCAAAACCACGGCGAGAGAAACTTCCATATCTTCTATCAGCTTTTGGAAGGAGGAGAAGACGAGCTGATGAAAAGACTGAACCTGGACAGAAACCCACAGAGCTACAACTATTTAGTCAAA GGCAATTGTCCCAGAATCAGCTCTATCAGTGACAAGAACAACTGGAAGACTGTCATGAATGCCCTCCCTGTTATTGGCTTCACAGAGGATGATGTGCGG AATGCACTGAACATAATCGCCAGCATTCTCCATTTGGGAAACACGCAGTTTGGAGAAGGGGAGGATGGGGAAACTCATATTACCAATGAAGAGCAGATAACAAGGCTTGAGAAG CTGTTGGGAGTTGATGGCTCTGCCCTGGGGGAGGCACTCACCCACAAGAAACTCACAGCCAAAGGAGAAGAG ATGATCAGCCCTTTAAATTTTGAGCAGGCTGTGTCAGCTCGAGACGCCTTGGCCAAAGCTGTTTATGGCCGTGCGTTTACATGGTTGGTAgagaaaatcaatcaatcactAGCTGTCAAG GAGGAAATTTATCAGAGCGGCAAAGCATCCACAGTAATAGGACTACTCGACATCTATGGCTTTGAGGTGTTGCAGAACAATAG TTTTGAGCAATTCTGCATCAACTACTGCAATGAGAAGCTGCAGCAACTGTTTATTGAGCTCACTCTCAGATCTGAACAGGAGGAGTATGAGACAGAGGGGATTGCG TGGGAACCGGTGATGTATTTTGACAACAAGATCATTTGTGACCTCATAGAAGAAAAGCACAAAGGCATCATTTCCATTTTG GATGAGGAGTGTTTGAGACCTGGGGAAACATGTGACATTTCATTTTTAGAGAAACTGGAGGACTCACTTGGTGGTCATCCACATTTTGTCAC TCACAAGTTGGCCAATGGAAAAACACGCAGAGTAATGAACAGAGAGGAATTTAGACTGTTGCACTACGCAGGAGAGGTCAACTACAATGTTAATG GTTTTCTGGATAAAAATAATGATTCACTAAACAGGAATTTGAAGGAG GTTATGTGTCAGTCAGACAACCACATCCTTAGTCACTGTTTCCGAAGAGAGGAGGTCTTTGACCAGAAACGATCAGAAATG GCTGcaacacagtttaaaaatagcCTGTTGAAACTAATGGAGATTCTCATGTCCAAAGAGCCGTCCTATGTGCGCTGTATCAAGCCAAATGACTGCAAACAACCAG GTAGATTTGATGAGATCCTGATCCGGCACCAGGTGAAATACCTGGGTTTGATGGAGAACCTGCGTGTCCGCAGAGCTGGCTTTGCCTACAGGCGTCGATTTGAAGCCTTCCTTCAGAG atataAGCCGCTCTGTCCAGAGACATGGCCAAACTGGCATGGTCCACTTGCTGATGGGGTATCTATACTGGTGAACCACCTGGGCTACAAACCAGAAGAATATAAGCTTGGCAG atcAAAAATTTTCATTCGTTTTCCAAAAACCCTCTTCAACACAGAAGATGCTCTAGAAGCAAAGAAGCCAGAGATTG TCTTGACCCTGCAAACATCTTGGAGAGGATACAGAGAAAGAGCCAAATACAAACGCATCAGACACGCAG TGATTGTGATCCAGTCTTTCTGGCGAGGTATGAAGGCACGGAGACGGGCCAAGAGGCGAAGGGAAGCTGCAAACTTGATACGCAG ACTCATTAAAGGCTTTATCTATCGTCACAATGATTACTGTTCTGAAAATGAGTATTTCATCGATCACGTACGCCGCTCTTTTCTCATGAAGCTGAGCAAAAACCTGCCCAAAAGTGTTTTGGACAAAAACTGGCCAACACCTCCTCCTTCGCTCATAGAG GCTTCTGAACATCTACAAAGGCTTCACCTGTGCAATATGGTGACAAAATACTGCAGAAGCATCCAGCCTGAATGGAAAAAACAG ATGACACAGAAGGTTGCAGCTAGTGAGCTCTTTATGGATCAAAAGGACAGCTATCCTATGAGTGTTCCCAGACTGTTTTTGGACTCCAGGCTCG aaCGTGAACACATCAATCTCAAAGTTGTTCAGACACTTGGAAATGACAAAGTACAG TATGGTGTGAGAGTTGTTAAATACGACAGGAGAGGGTTCAAGCCTCGCCCTCGACAGTTGCTCCTGACCAACACATTTGCTGTGCTCGTGGACAAGACTAAAATTAAGCAGAAAATCGACTACAATGCCCTAAGAG GCATCTCTGTGAGTTCGCTCAGTGATGGGATGATTGTCCTGCACATGCCCAATGAGGACAAGAAGCAGAAG GGCGATGTAGTGTTGCACTGCACCCATGTGATCGAACTGGTGACAAAACTAGCCCTGATGGCAAACAAGACCAACTACGTGAACATCAGCTCGAGCAG CATAAGGTTTGTCATCGCTCGTGGCAGAGAGGGCTTTGTTGATTTTACCAGGGGCTCTGAATTGAGCGTGGTCAAAGGTAAAAGAGGACATCTGCTAGTG ACTGCCCCTAACATCAATAACACATGA
- the LOC117381321 gene encoding unconventional myosin-Ic-like isoform X2: MESALTARDRVGVQDFVLLENYNSEAAFIENLRRRFRENLIYTYIGSVLVSMNPYKELEIYSEQQMERYRGVSFYEISPHIYALSDNTYRAMRTERKDQCILISGESGAGKTEASKKILLYYAVTCPAKDQMDTLGNKLLQSNPVLEAFGNAKTLRNDNSSRFGKYMDVQFDFKGAPVGGHILNYLLEKSRVVHQNHGERNFHIFYQLLEGGEDELMKRLNLDRNPQSYNYLVKGNCPRISSISDKNNWKTVMNALPVIGFTEDDVRNALNIIASILHLGNTQFGEGEDGETHITNEEQITRLEKLLGVDGSALGEALTHKKLTAKGEEMISPLNFEQAVSARDALAKAVYGRAFTWLVEKINQSLAVKEEIYQSGKASTVIGLLDIYGFEVLQNNSFEQFCINYCNEKLQQLFIELTLRSEQEEYETEGIAWEPVMYFDNKIICDLIEEKHKGIISILDEECLRPGETCDISFLEKLEDSLGGHPHFVTHKLANGKTRRVMNREEFRLLHYAGEVNYNVNGFLDKNNDSLNRNLKEVMCQSDNHILSHCFRREEVFDQKRSEMAATQFKNSLLKLMEILMSKEPSYVRCIKPNDCKQPGRFDEILIRHQVKYLGLMENLRVRRAGFAYRRRFEAFLQRYKPLCPETWPNWHGPLADGVSILVNHLGYKPEEYKLGRSKIFIRFPKTLFNTEDALEAKKPEIVLTLQTSWRGYRERAKYKRIRHAVIVIQSFWRGMKARRRAKRRREAANLIRRLIKGFIYRHNDYCSENEYFIDHVRRSFLMKLSKNLPKSVLDKNWPTPPPSLIEASEHLQRLHLCNMVTKYCRSIQPEWKKQMTQKVAASELFMDQKDSYPMSVPRLFLDSRLEREHINLKVVQTLGNDKVQYGVRVVKYDRRGFKPRPRQLLLTNTFAVLVDKTKIKQKIDYNALRGISVSSLSDGMIVLHMPNEDKKQKGDVVLHCTHVIELVTKLALMANKTNYVNISSSSIRFVIARGREGFVDFTRGSELSVVKGKRGHLLVTAPNINNT, translated from the exons ATGGAGAGTGCATTGACAGCACGGGACAGGGTCGGGGTCCAGGACTTTGTCCTTTTGGAGAATTACAACAGTGAGGCAGCCTTCATAGAGAACCTACGGCGCCGCTTCAGAGAAAACCTCATCTAT ACGTACATTGGCTCTGTGTTGGTGTCAATGAATCCATACAAAGAGCTGGAGATTTACTCCGAACAACAGATGGAGCGGTACAGAGGGGTCAGCTTCTACGAGATATCACCTCATAT CTATGCACTGTCTGACAACACATACAGAGCCATGCGCACTGAGAGGAAAGATCAGTGTATCCTAATCTCAGGTGAGAGTGGAGCAGGAAAAACTGAAGCTTCAAAGAAGATCCTGTTGTACTATGCGGTCACCTGTCCAGCCAAGGACCAAATGGACACTCTGGGGAACAAGCTGCTGCAGTCCAACCCTGTGCTAGAG GCTTTTGGTAATGCTAAAACACTTCGGAATGACAACTCTAGTCGCTTTGGAAAATATATGGATGTGCAGTTTGATTTTAAG GGTGCCCCGGTAGGTGGTCATATCCTAAACTACCTGCTGGAGAAGTCTCGTGTTGTTCATCAAAACCACGGCGAGAGAAACTTCCATATCTTCTATCAGCTTTTGGAAGGAGGAGAAGACGAGCTGATGAAAAGACTGAACCTGGACAGAAACCCACAGAGCTACAACTATTTAGTCAAA GGCAATTGTCCCAGAATCAGCTCTATCAGTGACAAGAACAACTGGAAGACTGTCATGAATGCCCTCCCTGTTATTGGCTTCACAGAGGATGATGTGCGG AATGCACTGAACATAATCGCCAGCATTCTCCATTTGGGAAACACGCAGTTTGGAGAAGGGGAGGATGGGGAAACTCATATTACCAATGAAGAGCAGATAACAAGGCTTGAGAAG CTGTTGGGAGTTGATGGCTCTGCCCTGGGGGAGGCACTCACCCACAAGAAACTCACAGCCAAAGGAGAAGAG ATGATCAGCCCTTTAAATTTTGAGCAGGCTGTGTCAGCTCGAGACGCCTTGGCCAAAGCTGTTTATGGCCGTGCGTTTACATGGTTGGTAgagaaaatcaatcaatcactAGCTGTCAAG GAGGAAATTTATCAGAGCGGCAAAGCATCCACAGTAATAGGACTACTCGACATCTATGGCTTTGAGGTGTTGCAGAACAATAG TTTTGAGCAATTCTGCATCAACTACTGCAATGAGAAGCTGCAGCAACTGTTTATTGAGCTCACTCTCAGATCTGAACAGGAGGAGTATGAGACAGAGGGGATTGCG TGGGAACCGGTGATGTATTTTGACAACAAGATCATTTGTGACCTCATAGAAGAAAAGCACAAAGGCATCATTTCCATTTTG GATGAGGAGTGTTTGAGACCTGGGGAAACATGTGACATTTCATTTTTAGAGAAACTGGAGGACTCACTTGGTGGTCATCCACATTTTGTCAC TCACAAGTTGGCCAATGGAAAAACACGCAGAGTAATGAACAGAGAGGAATTTAGACTGTTGCACTACGCAGGAGAGGTCAACTACAATGTTAATG GTTTTCTGGATAAAAATAATGATTCACTAAACAGGAATTTGAAGGAG GTTATGTGTCAGTCAGACAACCACATCCTTAGTCACTGTTTCCGAAGAGAGGAGGTCTTTGACCAGAAACGATCAGAAATG GCTGcaacacagtttaaaaatagcCTGTTGAAACTAATGGAGATTCTCATGTCCAAAGAGCCGTCCTATGTGCGCTGTATCAAGCCAAATGACTGCAAACAACCAG GTAGATTTGATGAGATCCTGATCCGGCACCAGGTGAAATACCTGGGTTTGATGGAGAACCTGCGTGTCCGCAGAGCTGGCTTTGCCTACAGGCGTCGATTTGAAGCCTTCCTTCAGAG atataAGCCGCTCTGTCCAGAGACATGGCCAAACTGGCATGGTCCACTTGCTGATGGGGTATCTATACTGGTGAACCACCTGGGCTACAAACCAGAAGAATATAAGCTTGGCAG atcAAAAATTTTCATTCGTTTTCCAAAAACCCTCTTCAACACAGAAGATGCTCTAGAAGCAAAGAAGCCAGAGATTG TCTTGACCCTGCAAACATCTTGGAGAGGATACAGAGAAAGAGCCAAATACAAACGCATCAGACACGCAG TGATTGTGATCCAGTCTTTCTGGCGAGGTATGAAGGCACGGAGACGGGCCAAGAGGCGAAGGGAAGCTGCAAACTTGATACGCAG ACTCATTAAAGGCTTTATCTATCGTCACAATGATTACTGTTCTGAAAATGAGTATTTCATCGATCACGTACGCCGCTCTTTTCTCATGAAGCTGAGCAAAAACCTGCCCAAAAGTGTTTTGGACAAAAACTGGCCAACACCTCCTCCTTCGCTCATAGAG GCTTCTGAACATCTACAAAGGCTTCACCTGTGCAATATGGTGACAAAATACTGCAGAAGCATCCAGCCTGAATGGAAAAAACAG ATGACACAGAAGGTTGCAGCTAGTGAGCTCTTTATGGATCAAAAGGACAGCTATCCTATGAGTGTTCCCAGACTGTTTTTGGACTCCAGGCTCG aaCGTGAACACATCAATCTCAAAGTTGTTCAGACACTTGGAAATGACAAAGTACAG TATGGTGTGAGAGTTGTTAAATACGACAGGAGAGGGTTCAAGCCTCGCCCTCGACAGTTGCTCCTGACCAACACATTTGCTGTGCTCGTGGACAAGACTAAAATTAAGCAGAAAATCGACTACAATGCCCTAAGAG GCATCTCTGTGAGTTCGCTCAGTGATGGGATGATTGTCCTGCACATGCCCAATGAGGACAAGAAGCAGAAG GGCGATGTAGTGTTGCACTGCACCCATGTGATCGAACTGGTGACAAAACTAGCCCTGATGGCAAACAAGACCAACTACGTGAACATCAGCTCGAGCAG CATAAGGTTTGTCATCGCTCGTGGCAGAGAGGGCTTTGTTGATTTTACCAGGGGCTCTGAATTGAGCGTGGTCAAAGGTAAAAGAGGACATCTGCTAGTG ACTGCCCCTAACATCAATAACACATGA
- the arhgap35b gene encoding rho GTPase-activating protein 35, whose protein sequence is MMAKKQDARSPLYNLVVVGLSGTEKEKGQCGVGKSCLCNRFVRPSADDFYLDHTSVLSTSDFGGRVVNNDHFLFWGEVGRVLEEGPECRMHVVEQTEFIDDQTFQPHRSTAMQPYIKRAAATKLASAEKLMYFCTDQLGLEQDFEQKQMPEGKLQVDGFLLCVDVSRGMNRNFDDQLKFVTNLYGQLSKTKKPIVLVLTKCDEGVERYIKDAHTFAITKKNLPVVETSARSNINVDLAFLTLVQLIDKSRGKPKIIPYFEALKLQSQQIASAKDRYEWLINRIVKNHNETWLNTSRRMNNSPEYKEYVFLEGTAKCKKLFQQHVYRLKQEHIERRRKIYLSTLPLALSSLVPDLDEIDQLSWSGVQKVLESKPHFAHWFVVLEDSPWEDTSHIDNMEDERIPSDLLETGEAEDIFNAHLEHLRNECRRAEIRLEFKHRLVSSPFVTPGKPWEEARSFIMNEEFYQWLEEPEYLDLYNRHQKEIIDRAKEDFQELLLEYSELFYELEVDAKPSKEKMGAIQEVLGEEQRFKALQKLPAERDALVLKHIHFVYHPTKETCPSSPHCGDSKIEQILASRFPTYYPFYDMKCHFGDNKADRINLVILGKDGLAREFANEIRALCTNDDWYVLDGKMYELTLRPIEGNVRLPVNSFYTPTFTPHGCLCLYNSKDSLSYVVESLERLRESTLGRRDSQLAQLPLSLLLVTKRGVGSYSDIGGETALSLITQGQQVARRLQCSFLDPASPGVGYGHNMSESQINQVLRSLLDIRRSTSFSSSSPPLLPEPPGLRDSPLQPVPEADLRIVMCLMCGDPYDIEQLLSPFLMPQHCRPMSSSGTSVILEQTVGGHKLAIEMSVLSYHASFTLRKSRLVHGYMAVYSASRKASLETLCAFLCEVQDIIPVQILAVGDSQAELTDSDYASEQLIAGEELAHEIEGRFNTLVCGSGGMVGGLHRIEMFHSFLMEVVEKRNIVEATHMYDNVAEACTGENVYSPRCSSPSPVTMYLDSEDDVEPSPPYYDGTLTSHGGGFNMPDLDSSDISVISDIRDFENKLNNKVPAQVRVKPGVTFDFRKVSRNPYIDTLGHRRSLPSAVTWVPGGDVGYDPSDYAEPLDAVSKPRLSNEEIIYSVPHDSTQGKIITIRNSNRMHSNGNGSDSEADSSSLERRRKFSAVGVKPRLYRDRSKRLGKFSSFRTSFIGSDDEMGALTKSKEEDYGTLKSDSLVEESEDPKKRNILKSLRRTAKKTRTKPRPAIPKPMESNYFGVPLVNVVSPDRPIPLFIEKCVRFIETTGLNTEGLYRVSGNKSEMESMQRQFEQDHGLDLVEKDFSINTVAGGLKSFFSELPEPLVPCALQVDLLEAFKINDREQRLYTMKDVLRKFPRENYDVFKYVVSHLHKVSQLSRLNLMTSENLSICFWPTLMRPDFTTMDALTATRTYQTIIETFIHQCAFFFYNQPLIDSPTGLGGLPASPTTALTSAYTCYRSSPPHSGAHFSPLQQSPPTTPQSPLQSLLPPLHQHSHPHHSPAEQETL, encoded by the exons ATGATGGCTAAAAAGCAAGATGCCCGGTCGCCCCTCTACAACCTGGTTGTGGTGGGTTTGTCTGGaacagagaaggagaaaggtcAGTGTGGGGTGGGGAAGTCCTGCCTGTGTAATCGCTTTGTGCGCCCCAGTGCCGATGACTTCTACCTGGATCACACATCTGTCCTGAGCACCAGTGACTTTGGGGGTCGAGTAGTGAACAATGATCACTTTCTGTTTTGGGGGGAGGTGGGGCGTGTCTTGGAAGAGGGGCCTGAATGTCGGATGCACGTGGTGGAGCAGACTGAATTTATTGATGACCAGACATTTCAGCCACATCGTAGCACTGCGATGCAGCCCTATATTAAGCGAGCTGCTGCCACAAAGCTGGCCTCAGCAGAGAAGCTAATGTACTTTTGCACGGATCAGCTGGGCCTGGAGCAGGATTTTGAGCAGAAACAAATGCCCGAAGGAAAGCTACAGGTGGATGGCTTCCTGCTTTGTGTTGATGTCAGCCGCGGCATGAACAGGAACTTTGATGaccagctcaagtttgtcaCTAACTTATATGGTCAGCTGAGCAAAACTAAGAAACCAATAGTTTTGGTTCTCACCAAATGTGATGAAGGAGTTGAACGCTATATCAAAGATGCACACACCTTTGCTATTACTAAAAAGAATCTACCTGTAGTCGAGACATCAGCCCGCTCAAATATAAATGTAGATCTTGCTTTTCTCACTTTAGTCCAACTAATTGATAAAAGCAGGGGCAAGCCCAAGATAATTCCTTATTTTGAGGCTCTGAAGCTGCAGAGTCAACAGATTGCATCAGCCAAGGATCGATACGAGTGGCTTATCAAccgtattgttaaaaatcacaatGAAACCTGGTTAAACACCAGCCGGCGGATGAACAACTCCCCCGAGTACAAAGAATATGTGTTCTTGGAGGGAacagcaaaatgtaaaaagctttTCCAACAGCATGTTTATCGTTTAAAACAAGAACACATTGAGAGACGTCGCAAGATCTACCTAAGCACTCTTCCTTTAGCACTTAGCTCTTTAGTGCCTGACTTGGATGAGATTGACCAGCTGAGCTGGTCCGGAGTGCAGAAGGTCCTGGAATCCAAACCACACTTTGCTCACTGGTTTGTTGTGTTGGAGGATTCTCCATGGGAGGACACATCCCACATCGACAACATGGAGGATGAGCGAATCCCCTCAGACCTGCTGGAAACCGGAGAGGCAGAGGACATCTTTAATGCCCACCTGGAGCACCTGCGTAATGAGTGCAGAAGAGCAGAGATCAGACTGGAGTTCAAACATAGGTTAGTGTCATCTCCGTTTGTCACACCAGGGAAACCGTGGGAGGAGGCACGCAGCTTCATTATGAATGAGGAGTTCTATCAGTGGCTGGAGGAGCCAGAGTACTTGGACCTGTATAACCGGCACCAGAAAGAGATTATTGACCGCGCCAAGGAAGACTTCCAAGAGCTCCTACTCGAGTACTCTGAACTGTTTTATGAGCTGGAGGTGGACGCTAAACCCAGTAAAGAAAAGATGGGTGCCATTCAGGAGGTTCTGGGGGAGGAACAACGCTTTAAGGCGCTACAAAAGCTTCCAGCTGAAAGAGATGCTCTAGTATTGAAGCATATCCACTTTGTCTATCACCCCACAAAGGAGACCTGCCCTAGCAGTCCACACTGTGGGGACTCTAAAATAGAACAGATTTTAGCATCTCGTTTCCCCACGTACTACCCCTTTTATGACATGAAGTGTCATTTTGGGGACAACAAGGCCGATAGGATTAATCTGGTCATACTCGGAAAGGATGGACTGGCCAGAGAATTTGCCAATGAGATTAGGGCTTTGTGCACAAATGATGACTGGTATGTGTTAGATGGGAAGATGTATGAACTCACCTTACGGCCCATAGAAGGGAATGTACGTCTCCCGGTCAATTCTTTCTACACGCCAACTTTCACCCCTCACGGTTGTCTGTGTCTGTACAATTCAAAAGATTCACTCTCTTATGTGGTAGAAAGCttggagagactgagggagtcCACACTAGGCAGAAGGGATAGTCAGTTAGCGCAGCTGCCTTTGTCACTGCTTTTGGTGACTAAGAGAGGAGTGGGGTCATACTCAGATATTGGTGGAGAAACTGCATTAAGCCTAATAACACAGGGACAGCAGGTTGCCCGAAGGCTTCAGTGTAGCTTCTTAGACCCCGCCTCCCCTGGTGTTGGGTATGGCCACAATATGAGTGAGTCCCAGATTAACCAGGTACTTAGGAGTCTTCTGGACATAAGACGGAGCACCTCCTTCAGTAGCAGctccccgcccctcctccctgaACCCCCTGGCCTTAGAGACTCCCCTCTTCAGCCTGTTCCAGAGGCAGACCTGCGCATTGTCATGTGTTTGATGTGTGGAGACCCCTATGACATAGAGCAGCTCCTGTCTCCTTTCCTCATGCCTCAGCACTGCAGGCCTATGTCCAGCAGTGGCACCTCTGTCATATTAGAGCAGACAGTGGGTGGACACAAACTGGCTATAGAGATGTCAGTGCTGTCATATCATGCCTCGTTCACTCTTAGAAAGAGCAGGTTGGTGCATGGCTACATGGCTGTGTACTCAGCCTCCCGTAAGGCCTCTCTGGAGACTCTGTGTGCGTTCCTCTGTGAGGTCCAGGACATTATCCCAGTACAAATCCTGGCTGTAGGGGATAGCCAGGCAGAGCTCACAGACAGCGACTATGCCAGTGAACAGCTGATTGCGGGAGAAGAGCTGGCCCATGAGATCGAAGGCCGCTTCAATACTCTGGTGTGTGGCTCGGGGGGCATGGTGGGGGGCTTGCACAGAATAGAGATGTTTCACTCTTTCCTCATGGAGGTGGTGGAGAAGCGCAACATAGTGGAGGCCACTCACATGTATGATAATGTGGCTGAAGCCTGCACTGGTGAAAACGTGTATTCCCCACGCTGCAGCTCTCCCAGCCCTGTCACTATGTACCTGGACTCTGAGGATGATGTGGAGCCTTCTCCTCCATACTATGATGGCACGCTCACTTCTCACGGAGGAGGCTTCAACATGCCCGACTTGGATTCAAGTGACATCTCAGTCATCTCTGATATTAGGGACTTTGAGAACAAACTCAACAACAAAGTGCCAGCCCAAGTTCGAGTAAAGCCTGGTGTGACATTTGACTTTCGTAAAGTGAGTCGAAACCCCTACATTGACACTCTTGGTCATCGCCGCTCCCTGCCCTCTGCTGTAACCTGGGTTCCTGGCGGAGATGTTGGCTACGATCCGTCTGATTACGCTGAACCACTGGACGCTGTCTCAAAGCCTCGTCTCAGCAACGAGGAGATCATTTACTCTGTGCCCCATGACAGCACACAGGGAAAAATCATCACTATCCGAAACTCTAACAGGATGCACTCGAATGGAAATGGATCGGACAGTGAAGCTGACAGCAGCTCactggagagaaggaggaagttcTCTGCTGTGGGGGTTAAGCCCCGGCTCTACCGTGACCGCTCCAAGAGGCTCGGCAAATTCAGCAGCTTTCGTACAAGCTTCATTGGTAGTGACGATGAGATGGGCGCTCTCACAAAGTCCAAGGAGGAAGACTATGGCACCCTGAAAAGTGACAGTCTTGTTGAGGAGAGTGAAGATCCCAAAAAGAGGAACATACTGAAGAGTCTGCGACGAACAGCAAAA AAAACAAGAACAAAGCCTCGTCCTGCAATTCCCAAGCCCATGGAGAGCAACTACTTTGGGGTCCCACTTGTGAATGTGGTGTCTCCAGACAGACCAATCCCTCTCTTTATTGAGAAGTGTGTCCGATTTATCGAGACAACAG GACTCAACACAGAAGGATTGTACCGAGTGAGTGGAAACAAGTCTGAGATGGAGAGCATGCAGCGGCAGTTTGAACAGG ATCATGGGTTAGATCTGGTAGAAAAGGACTTCTCCATCAACACTGTTGCCGGAGGCCTCAAAAGCTTCTTCTCCGAGCTGCCTGAGCCCCTGGTGCCTTGTGCTCTGCAGGTGGACCTACTGGAGGCTTTCA AAATTAATGACCGAGAACAGAGGCTGTACACCATGAAGGATGTCCTGAGGAAGTTCCCCAGAGAGAACTATGATGTCTTCAAATATGTTGTGAGCCACTTACACAA GGTGAGCCAGCTGAGTAGGCTGAACCTGATGACTAGTGAGAATCTGTCCATCTGCTTTTGGCCCACGCTGATGAGGCCTGACTTCACCACTATGGACGCTCTGACAGCCACGCGCACCTACCAGACAATCATCGAGACCTTCATCCATCAGTGCGCCTTCTTCTTCTACAACCAGCCACTTATAGACTCCCCCACTGGGCTCGGAGGACTCCCCGCCTCCCCCACCACTGCCCTGACCTCTGCCTACACCTGTTACCGCTCCTCACCCCCCCACAGTGGAGCTCACTTCAGCCCACTGCAGCAGTCTCCCCCCACTACGCCCCAGTCGCCCCTACAGTCCCTGCTCCCCCCCCTGCACCAGCACTCTCACCCCCACCACTCACCGGCTGAACAGGAGACACTGTGA